The following nucleotide sequence is from Pochonia chlamydosporia 170 chromosome 4, whole genome shotgun sequence.
CGCCAGACATTtcagaaaagaaagaaaccAAGAACCGGGCCGACTTTGCTGGCTTCTTAGACCCATGCAGCCAGCCCATGCTCTGAGCCCGAAAATTGGCGCAAGTTATGGGATCGAGATCTAGGAAATGCATGACTTCTCATCGCCAATTCTGCCAACAATTCACTCCCTACTTTTATATGGAGTTAACTCAACCAAGTTTGATTGCGCATTCCGAGTGTGACCCACGTAACCACAGTTTCGGGCTTCCGGTTTGCCAACTGCTTTGCTCGCATCTCTCTCCTATGTGCTCTATTTGGCCTGCAGAAAGAAGCTCTTCCGTGGGATACATGAACCAAGTCTAAATCCAGGTGATGGATAAAAACATTTGATACTATCCAGTCGAGGACCATGCTATGGAAGTCTGGTAGTTCAGGTGATGATGATCTGACGTGGACCACGCCAAATGAACCTTGCATTCAGGTGATACATGGCACTTGTCACAGCTTGCTCGCCTGTGTTCCGCCGGCTGGTACCTCAGTATCTTGAGCTGATCAAATGCTTGCAAGCACCGTCGTCTATTGGGGACATATAGACCTCTAGAGTCGGTCCATACAATTTATGAAGTATCGAGTCGGAATACATTGACAGAGCTCGGCCCATATAGCCTGGGTAactgacatcaattgatgctgTCCGATACGCGCACTAGAGGAGCAAGGCATGGCCAGCGCTTACACGTTTGCAGCCTCGGAGTCTGTCAGCTGGGTAGGGTACCAAGGTTGGGGATAATCATCACCAGACGGGTTGGAGACTGCAAACAGCGAAACTTGGTGTGTTGTGCATGCCTGTGGATCCAAGCTTGACAGGGAACTCTGGAGGTTGTGTGGCCGTTTGCGAAAACCAAGGAAGGATTGtcccatcaattgatggtaTGGAGTCTATGGTCTGTCTCACGGTCGGGCGTCTCCGCCAACCAGGCCACAACATGAAATGAACCTAAAAGTAGAAGAGGACCATGCATCCATCCCTTTCCCCAATGCCGGGGTACCCAGAATGAAACTTTTGAAGGAACTCCGACTTTGCCTGTCAGTGGACCGATAGTTTGGTACCCTGGGCTTTCGTGCGTTTTCGtgcgttttttttttttttgtgttgGCGACCAGCTAAGTGCATTGATTGAGCTCTTGGGAGTACGTCATAGATGTCTACTTGAGCAAGATTGGCGGAACTGATACCCTGCTTGATGTCCTTCATCCTGGGtcagaagaagctgccaaaaaaaaaaaaaaaaaaaaaaaaaaggaagaagaagaagaagaagaagaagaaggaggaggagggagacATAAATGCGATGGCTGTTGAAAGGCAGAGAGGTTATGGCCAGTGTCAGGTCGAGTCAGCATGGCAAAGATCTGGCTGAGATCGGCTCAAGTGTTGGCTCTGGCGTTTTCAGATATGTCTACTGATGAGAGTAGCCCTTCCAAGACATTTGACCGCCATCCCCAGGCTGCCCAGCAATGGTACAGGCATAGGAGCAGGTCAATTGACACTTTGCCAGCGTCGACACTGTCAAAAACCTCAAGATTCTTTCATAATCAGTGTGCAATGGTCCAAGCTCAAGGTAGAGTATCATCAGCTCGTATCTGTGCACATGCAGTCGTAAGTCACGGACTTCCTTGCAGAGCTGGGCTGCCTGCCCAGTGGATCATGTTTGATTTCAAGGCCAGGTCGCAACCATAATACTGTAATAGCTCGCGTATTGATCCTGGAGCTTTCGGATGCGGATGTGGATGCAAAATGCAAAATGTGGGAGCAGTGCGGTGGCGCTTCGGCGCAGGTCCTTCTATTGCGACTAGTTCAACCACTTTGATCATTGATGGAGCTCAAACTGCCACATGCACGTAATCGACGCCAGCTCTTGCCCAGACAAGCGTTCTGGGGTCATTGCCTGTTGATGCATGCGCCgccttggctttggagaTTGGCATTCTCGTACCAGTTTCACGAAGTActgcctggcctggtcggGTGCCATCAAATGGCCTAAtagcagtctggtctggttgaggaCTTGGCCATTGAGTCAAGTCAATccggaccagactggacatggacgcttGAAGGGCCTGGCGCCTCCTTCTCATGTGCTGCGAACTTTAGCTTTACGAGCCATGCAGTAATACAGAGCACCTACGCAAGACAGCCTGCATGCACATTGTGTGgcccatcaattgatcatcAGCACTGCcttcaagtctggtctggtcaactcgACCttgaatccaccagactACATACATGTCCTTGTCCGGTtgccacaccacaccacaccagacttgacttgccttgacatgcatgtgtctggtccacTGCAGCTGTCAGTCTAGCTGCCTCATCtttcctcctccaagcttttctttttgcaatTGAGTTGTTTCTCCCGGACGTCTCCCATCAGTCACTTGTCGCTCGTTCTTTCTGGCGGACGCCCAACCAGTCCCTCGTTGAAGCTTCCTTTTCATCCGCCaccgcctccttcttcgtGAGCTGTTCGGGAAACATACATGCACACTTGAACAACTTTCTTGGGCACGTAGCGGGCCTTGCGACGCTCTGACTTTCCCATCAATCATCCGGCATTCGGTAGCGCCGACGATTTGACTCGCAAGTCAGACAGAGCTGACGACAAAgaccaagtctggtctggttgagcaaCAACCCAGTCTCGATCACTGCCATCGCACCAGACCGTTACAGAGCTCCAGTTGCTCCATAACAGTTCAAGTTCAGCTGCTCCATAGCCCCTCGTTACTACTCCTACGGCCATCCCAACCCATCCTGTCTTCTGCGGTTGATCTCTCCCGAGCCTtgtcttctctcctcctcgacgAAAATTACTGTTCATGCAAACAATCACGGCCTCTGTGACCGCATAATTCCAACAAGCTCCGGTGCGAGACGTAAATGTGGGCAGTGAACGGCCGCGCTGGTACACCCACTGGTCTTTCCCGGCCGATGATACATTTTCCCACCATTCCAGCTGCCTCGATATCTCGCAACCATGGCTCCAGCATTTCTGAAAGAGCTTCGCCGCCGGTCCAGAGCAAGCTTTCGAACGGATAACTCCACTGACGGATCTAGTGATGGTGCCACCAGCCAAGGCACGTCAACGTCGAGCGGTTCGGTAACACCTCCGTCACTTGCGCACCAATCCGACCCTGCCCTCGACCTTCAGATAAAGAAAACCAACACCTCGCAGCAGAGCCAAGCGCAGACATCCCATTCACCGCGACCAATGCTCTCCCCTGCGAATAATACGAGCAGGCAGAGCGTATCGGGCATGGCGGGCCTCGGGGCTCCTCCTGTCAATGGGCGAAGCAGTGTACCATTGTCGCAATATGCTCCGCATATCCATAACATCTCGGAAAACTCGTGGGTGAGTATATTGTCCCCTGGCGAGCAATAATGTGCAAACACTTagcttttcttgttccaaaTTTCCATTCTTGCTTACAAGTCCTAGGTGTATCAAAAAGTCCTTTTGTTGCATGGAACAATCGGCGAGCCTGGACAGTGCTCGATGGATGGAAATGTTGTCGTTAGCCGATACGATGATAGTTTCCCCGCCATTAGTTGGCCCGTATGCGAATCTCACTTTAAGGCTCTAATCTACTTACAACCAGGACCAAATAAATTTCGACTCGACTTCTCCAGCCCCAAACTCGCCAACAGCTCTTCATCTAATCCCATCCACGCGTCTTATCTCACCATTCATATGATACCGCCTATGAACGCTCCACCTCTGCAGCTCGCCATTATTGTCGCAAAGGATTCGCCACGAACGTATGATGCAACACCAGCTCGCGCAGAACGAGAGGGTAATGGGTTAGACACGGCCGTTCGAAAATTCCGAATGGCGGCATATCTCTGGCAGGCGTTCACCGCTGAGCAAATGTGGAGGCACAAGCTTGGCCGCCGTGTATTCCGGTATGAAGAGGAATGGACATTGGGCACGTCCAATTATCGCGATCGAGAAAACGGCACAATGCGCTCAGAGGCTCGTGTTCACATAATCCAATCTGACAAAACCGTAGCCGAGATTCGCGACTTGAATAAGGCTCAGCAATTCGACAAAGCTACTGACAAGAACGCCCTGTTCGGAATTGCTGCTGACGCAGTAAAGGATTACTTCAATCCACTCCCAGGCCAGAAGAATTATGTTTCTGTCTTATTTCTTGATACACACTGGGATGTCCAACAAAACGTCATCAGCGGCCACGCAGCACTGGGTGGTAACGCCGGAGACTTGCAGCTTGCCATTTTCGGATCACACTGCCTGCAGAGTTACCCTTCCAGCTTCGAGGAAGTTGTGCCGGCTTTTACTGATTGCACCCCTACAGACACAGGATATTTGGCGAATGATTGCAACGATGCCGGAAGTTCGTGGGAGGCGGCAAACATCGGCATTGGCGCCCACTTACATGAGACGGGACATCTGCTCGGCTGTCCTCATCAAGAGTCGGGCATCATGCAAAGAGACTATGTCGTCTTGAACCGCTCGTTCGTTCCCCGCGAGGCATTTTCCACTAGGACAAAATCAAAGGGAGGCTTGGTACGGCAGGCAGACGAGTGTGGGTGGCACCGCCTAGATTGTTTGCGGTTCCGAGCCCATCCAGCCTTCAGACTACCCAACGATGCGCCTTTGAATTCAGATGAGAGTGTTCAAGCATTTGCAATCGAAGGGGGCACAgtgttggcgatggcggccACGGGCATCTCTTTCGTGGAGGTTTTCGGTGAGGGAGACGACGTCTGCCACTCCTGGCTTGAATATACGACAGAAAACGGGCCGGTGCAACGTCAACTTGCACTGAGTGAGCAGGATTTACGCGCGCGGCTGCCCGAAGCCAAGCGAAAGGGGCCCATCTCAATATCAATCAAGTCTCATGGAGGAGGTTCACTGACAATCGACGATTTCAAAGAGTTTACTTCGAAAAGCTCCATGGTGAAACTGGGGAATGGAAAGGTTGCTTCGAGAAGCCAAAAACTGGGCGAATCAAGGATGGAAGGcagcaaacaacaagaatTCGTTTTTACGAGTGCATCCCAGCAAGATAGAGTCATGTCTCGAGTGGTTGTTTACCATGGGTCTGCACTAGATGGCCTAGAATTTGTGTACGACGACAATACTTCGCAACTATTCGGCAACAGGGGTGGAAAGGAGGGAGGAGATGCCTTCGAATTTGGTAAAGCTTGTGCCTCTTTGCCAGCGCCCCTTTGACTTGCTAACCTGGGACAGATATCCGTCGTGGCGAGTACCTTAGTGGACTTCTGGTTCGAGCAGGCTTCTGGATCGATGGCGTACAAATTTTGACGAGCTTGGGTAGAAAGTCGCCCATTTTTGGCA
It contains:
- a CDS encoding zinc metalloproteinase (similar to Aspergillus niger CBS 513.88 XP_001399825.1) — encoded protein: MAPAFLKELRRRSRASFRTDNSTDGSSDGATSQGTSTSSGSVTPPSLAHQSDPALDLQIKKTNTSQQSQAQTSHSPRPMLSPANNTSRQSVSGMAGLGAPPVNGRSSVPLSQYAPHIHNISENSWVYQKVLLLHGTIGEPGQCSMDGNVVVSRYDDSFPAISWPVCESHFKALIYLQPGPNKFRLDFSSPKLANSSSSNPIHASYLTIHMIPPMNAPPLQLAIIVAKDSPRTYDATPARAEREGNGLDTAVRKFRMAAYLWQAFTAEQMWRHKLGRRVFRYEEEWTLGTSNYRDRENGTMRSEARVHIIQSDKTVAEIRDLNKAQQFDKATDKNALFGIAADAVKDYFNPLPGQKNYVSVLFLDTHWDVQQNVISGHAALGGNAGDLQLAIFGSHCLQSYPSSFEEVVPAFTDCTPTDTGYLANDCNDAGSSWEAANIGIGAHLHETGHLLGCPHQESGIMQRDYVVLNRSFVPREAFSTRTKSKGGLVRQADECGWHRLDCLRFRAHPAFRLPNDAPLNSDESVQAFAIEGGTVLAMAATGISFVEVFGEGDDVCHSWLEYTTENGPVQRQLALSEQDLRARLPEAKRKGPISISIKSHGGGSLTIDDFKEFTSKSSMVKLGNGKVASRSQKLGESRMEGSKQQEFVFTSASQQDRVMSRVVVYHGSALDGLEFVYDDNTSQLFGNRGGKEGGDAFEFDIRRGEYLSGLLVRAGFWIDGVQILTSLGRKSPIFGNAHGGSA